The Mycobacterium haemophilum DSM 44634 sequence GGCGACCCGCTGTCTACCGCGGGCGAGGGCGGCCCGCGTGCCGCGGCACGCGCTGCCGACCGGCTGCTGGGGGATCGCGGTGCGGCGTCGCGTGAGGTGAGTCTGAGTGTGCTGCAACTGTGGCAGGCGTTGACCGAGGCCGTTTCCCGACGGCCGGCAAATCAGGAGGTGACGCTGGTATTCACCGACCTGGTCGGCTTCTCCGAGTGGTCGTTGCAAGCTGGTGACGAGGCGACCCTGGCGCTGCTGCGACGGGTAGCGCGCGCTGTTGAGCCGCCGCTGCTCGACGCCGGCGGGCATATCGTCAAGCGGATGGGCGACGGGATCATGGCGGTGTTCCGCGATCCGACAGTCGCCGTACAGGCCGTACTGGCCGCCACGGAAGCCATGAAATCGGTCGAGGTTGACGGCTACACACCGCGAATCCGGGTCGGAATACACACTGGCCGGCCGCAGCGGCTGGCCGCGGACTGGCTCGGTGTCGACGTCAATATCGCCGCGCGGGTGATGGAGCGTGCGACAAAAGGTGGCATCATGGTGTCCGGCCCCACCCTGGACCTGATACCACAAAGCGAGCTGGACGAACTGGGTGTTATTGCCAGGCGCGTCCGTCGACCCATGTTCGCCAGCAAACTCACCGGTATTCCCCAGGACATGGCGATTTATCGCCTCAAGACTCGTAGGGAGTTGACAGCGTCAGATGAGACAGCCGAAGCAAATTCGCTGCCATAATGGATGTCGATGATTTACGGCATCGTGTCCCGGCTCGCTCTGGTTCGGTTCACCGTTGGGTATGTGACAATTCTGGCCGCAGTCAGCTTCGTAATCTTGACCCTTGGTCCGCACGCGCAGGAATTGGTCATTGCGCGCTCCAGCACCAACGTGCACAACCTGTCCCACGGACACCTAGGGACGCTGTTGGACAGCGCGTTTGTCGTCGATGCCGGTCCGCTGTATTTCTGGATGCCCTTTCTGACGTGTCTGCTGGCGCTCGCAGAACTGCATTTGCGCACCATCCGGCTGATGGTGGCGTTTCTGGTCGGCCATGTCGGCGCGACGCTAGTGGTGGTCGCTGTTCTTGCGGCGGCGGTCGAGTTCGGTTGGCTGCCGGTGTCGATCACCCGGGCCAGTGACGTCGGGATGAGCTATGGCGCCCTCGCAGCCCTCGGAGCACTGGCGGCGGCGATTCCGCGGCGGTGGCGGGCGGCGTGGATCGGTTGGTGGATAGCTGCGGCGGTCGCCGCTGGGCTCATGTGCGCCGATTTCACCAATGCCGGGCACGCCGTCGCCGTGATACTGGGGGTGCTGGTGGCGGTCCGGTTCCGTCGACCGATCCACTGGACACCGATGCGGTGTCTGATGCTGGCGGCGTCCTCCGGGTTCGGATTCCTGGTGCTGGCTCATCACTGGGGGTCAATGGCTGCTGCGCTAGCATGCGGTGTGCTGGGTGCCGTGCTGGCCCACTGGTCAGTCCGGCTGATCGCAGCGCGTACTCCGTTGCCGGCGGACACGTTGACCAGTCCCCAGCCGGTGGTCACTGTCTGATCTTGCGTTCGGCGCGTGTCGGTCGCGCCACGCGATCGCAAGCGGTCGCGAAGGTCATTGGTCTCATCACTTATGATCGGCACTTGCGTCAGGCCTATGCAGCGGACCGAGGAGAAGCCGCGCAAGTCCAGCCCAACTCAGCGCCGATGTGGGCAGTCCGACCAGCCTCGCCAGCAAGGAGAGTGTCGCCGCGTGGGTGATCAACCCGTCGATCTGTCGATGTTGTCGTCGGAAGCACTGGCCAAGGCCGTCAACGCCGCCCGCCAAGCGATCGTGCTTGCCGACGATCTCGACGAGCTGGCGCGCACCAAGACCGAGCACCTCGGCGACCGCTCGCCGTTGGCGCTTGCGCGACAAGCGCTGGCCAGCGTGCCCAAGGATGACCGGGCCGACGTCGGCAAGCGCGTCAACATCGCCCGCGGCGAGGTCCAGCGCGGCTACGACGAACGACTGGCGACGCTGCGGGCCGAGCGCGACGCCGCTGTGCTGGTCGCCGAAGGTATCGACGTCACCTTGCCGTCCACACGGCAGCCGACCGGCGCACGGCACCCGGTCACGGTCTTAGCCGAGCACATCGCCGATACCTTCATTGCGATGGGATGGGAATTGGCCGACGGGCCCGAGGTCGAGACTGAGCAGTTCAACTTCGACGCCCTCAACTTTCCCGCGGACCACCCGGCGCGCAGTGAACAGGACACCTTCTACATTGCGCCGGACGGTTCACGGCAGTTGCTGCGAACCCATACTTCACCGGTGCAGGTGCGGACTTTGCTTGAGCGCGAGCCGCCCGTCTACATCATCTCGATCGGTCGTACCTTCCGCACCGACGAACTCGATGCCACCCACACGCCCGTCTTCCATCAAGTCGAAGGCCTGGCAGTGGACCGCGGTCTGTCCATGGCGCATCTGCGGGGAACGCTGGACGCCTTCGCGCGCGCCGAGTTCGGGCCGTCGGCGCGCACCCGGATCCGGCCGCACTTCTTCCCGTTCACCGAACCGTCGGCCGAGGTCGATGTGTGGTTTGCGAACAAAAAGGGCGGTGCTGACTGGGTGGAGTGGGGTGGTTGCGGAATGGTGCACCCAAACGTGTTGCGGGCCGCGGGAATTGACCCAGATATCTACTCCGGTTTCGCATTCGGGATGGGCCTGGAACGCACCCTGCAGTTCCGCAACGGCATTCCTGACATGCGCGACATGGTCGAAGGGGACGTCCGGTTCTCGTTACCGTTCGGGGTGGGTGCCTGATGCGCGTTCCGTATAGCTGGCTGCGCGAAGTGGTTACGGCCGGTGCCCCGGGCTGGGATGTCGCCGCGGGCGATCTCGAGCAGACGCTGGTACGCATCGGCCACGAGATCGAAGAGGTGATCACCCTCGGCCCGGTCGATGGCCCGCTGACCGTGGGGCGGGTCACCGATATCGAGGAGCTCGCCGGGTTCAAAAAGCCGATCCGGGCCTGTGTGGTCGACGTCGGAGACGGGCAGCCGCGCGAGATTGTCTGTGGTGCAACAAATTTCACCGTTAACGATCTGGTGGTGGTAGCACTTCCCGGCGCCACCCTGCCCGGCGGGTTCGCCATCACGGCGCGCAAGACCTACGGTCGTAACTCTGCTGGAATGATCTGCTCGGCGGCCGAGCTCCGTTTGAGCACAGACCATTCGGGGATCCTAGTGTTGCCGCCGGGAACCGCCGTGCCAGGTGCCGACGGCGTCGACGTGCTCGGATTGGACGATGTGGTCTTTCATTTGGCGATCACCCCCGACCGCGGGTACTGCATGTCGGTGCGGGGCTTGGCCCGTGAGATCGCATGCGCCTACGACCTGGACTTCGTCGACCCGGCCAGCGACCAGGTGGTGCCTCCGTTGCCGGTTGAGGGGCAGGCGTGGCCGTTGACGGTGCAGCCCGAAACGGGAGTTCGGCGGTTCGCCCTGCGTCCGGTCACCGGGATCGACCCTGCCGCCGTGTCGCCGTGGTGGCTGCAGCGCCGGCTGCTGCTATCCGGTATCCGCGCGACCTCACCGGCAGTGGATGTCACCAACTATGTGATGCTGGAACTCGGCCACCCGCTGCACGCCCACGACCGCAACCGCATTACCGGGGGCTTCACCGTGCGATTTGCTCGGCCTGGCGAGACCGTCGTCACCCTTGATGACATCGAGCGTCGGCTCGATCCCGCCGATGTCCTCATCGTCGATGACGTCGCGACCACGGCAATCGGTGGCGTGATGGGTGCCGCAAGTACCGAGGTGCGCTCCGATTCCACCGACGTGCTACTCGAGGCCGCGGTGTGGGACCCCGCCGGGATATCGCGCACCCAGCGGCGGCTGCACCTGCCTAGCGAGGCCGCCCGCCGTTATGAACGGGCAGTGGATCCGGCCATCTCGGTGGCCGCCCTAGACCGGTGTGCGACGCTGCTCGCCGATATCGCCGGGGGAACAGTTTCGAAGACCCTGACCGATTGGCGGGGCGACCCGCCAGTGGGCAACTCGGTCGCCGATTGGGCTGGGCCGCCGGTCCGGATCGCCGTCGACCTGCCGGACCGGATCGCCGGGGTGGCCTATCCCCAAGGCGCAACCGCCAGGCGGCTGACCCAGATCGGCGCTGTGATTGCCGACGCGGTGTCCCCGGAAGGACACACGCTGACTGTTACTCCGCCGAGTTGGCGCCCCGATCTACTGCAACCCGCCGATCTTGTCGAGGAGGTGCTGCGGCTCGAAGGGCTAGAGGTCATCGGATCGGTGCTGCCGCCCGCACCCGCGGGCCGGGGACTCACCGCGGTGCAGAAGCGTCACCGTGCGATCGGCAAGGTGCTGGCGCAGTCCGGCTACGTCGAGATCTTGCCGACACCGTTTTTGCCCGCCGACGTGTTCGACCTTTGGGGATTGCCGGCCGATGACCCGCGACGGACGACGACACGGGTGCTCAACCCGCTGGAGTCCGACCGTCCGCAGCTTGCCACCACACTGCTGCCGGCGCTACTGGAAGCGTTGGGACGCAACGTATCTCGAGGTCTTGTCGATGTCGCGTTGTTCGCCGTCGCGCAGGTGGTCGAGCCGACCGAGCGGACTGGTGGCGTAGGATCCATCCCCGTCCACCGTCGACCGACCGATGCCGAAATCGCCATGCTGGACGCGTCCTTGCCCCGGCAGCCGCAGCATGTCGCCGCGGTGTTGGCTGGGCTGCGGGAGCTGCGGGGTCCGTGGGGCCCTGGCCGTCGAGCCGAGGCCGCCGACGCTTTCGAGGCGGTGCGTATCATCGCGCGGGCTAGCGGAGTCGACGTGATGTTCCGGGCGGTCCAGTATCTGCCGTGGCATCCGGGTCGGTGCGCTGAGGTGTTGGTTGGTGAAACGCCCGTCGGCCATGCCGGGCAGCTGCATCCGGCCGTGATTGAACGCGCCGGTCTGCCGAAGGGCACCTGCGCGATCGAGCTGGACCTTACTGCCATTCCTATCGTCGAGGTGTTGCCGGCACCTCGGGTGTCGCCGTTTCCGGCTGTGTTGCAGGATGTCAGCCTGGTGGTGTCCGCGCAGGTTCCCGCTCAGCAGGTGCAGGACGCCGTTTGCGAGGGTGCCGGCGAATTGCTCGAGGACATTCAATTGTTCGATGTCTTCACCGGTCCGCAGATCGGCGAGGACTGCAAGTCGCTGACATTTGCGCTGCGGTTTCGCGCGCCTGATCGCACGCTGACTGAAGACGACGCCAGCGCAGCCCGCGATGCCGCGGTACGACGCGCCGCCGAGCGGGTCGGCGCGGTATTGCGCACCTAAAATCGCGCTCTTTGCGGGTTCGCGTCGCCCGCGCGTTGGCGCGGCGTGCTCGGGCTACACCCCCAGCCTTAATAACCCAGCCTTAATGCTGGTTTTCCTGCGCGAAGCGAGACATTTCATTTACTGTCAGTATGCCTTGATTGCCGTCGGGTGATAGCCGTAGTGAGTCGAGGGGAACTGGATATGTCGTTCCTGAGTGTGATGCCGGAGCAGATCGAGTCTGCGGCTCAAGGTTTAGTAGGTATTCGCTCGGCGCTGGCCGAGTCGTCCGCGGCTGCCGCGGCACCCACGACAGCGCTGGTCGCTGCTGCCGAGGACGAGATATCGGCTGCGATCGCGACGCTGTTCGGCGACTTCGGCCGAGAGTTTCAAGTTCTCAACGCCCAAGCGGCCGCGTTTCATGATGAGTTTGTCAAGTTGTTGCAGGCTGGCGTGGACGCCTATCTCAGCACCGAAGCCGCCAGCGTTGCAGCTGGGCTTGCTGTGCTGCAGAACGCCGGTGCAGGGCTGGTTCAAGGTGGCGCCGACCTTGTGGCGTTCGGACAGGATGTGGCCGCCAGGCTTGCGGGCGCGCTACAGGCCGCCCAGCCTGCGCTCGCTGAGGCTGCTAGTGAGTTGGCGACGGCTGGGCAGATCGCTTTTGCTGGGGTCATACAGCTGCAACCCGTCGTTGTCGACCTTATGCAGGCCGGCAGTGCCTTCGCGTCGGCTGGGACGGGTGCTGTTACTGGGCTCACTGCGCTGCAGAGCGCCGCTGTTAACCTCGTTCAAGGTACCGGATTCGTTGCGCTGGCTGGGGTGAGCGCGGTGTCTGGACTTGGTCTGTTGGGCGGCGCGGTTGTGCAGCTCTTTTCGCCCGCCATTGGGTTGGCTATTCCGAGTGCCCTGGGTGGACTTGGTCTGCTGGGGACCGCCGGTGTTGAGTTTGTGCTTGGTGTTAACAACTTGCTAGCGGTTGCGCCGGCTGTTACTACGGGGTTCGTTGCGCTGCAGGGTGCCTATACCAGCTTTTCTCAGGGGGTTAATTACCTGATGTTGGCTGGGCAGGACGCTGCCCCCGGGTTAGCGACGTTGCAGATCGCCGGTGCTCATGTTGTTCAGGCTGTCGGCGACGTCAAGATGGCCGCGGATGATGCTGTCGCAGCATTAGGGTTCTAGGCCGGCAGTCGTCCGCAGACGGCCGCGTACCGGATCGCGGCTTGGCCGCTCGAACGGCGATCCGAGCTCCGCGACCGGGCGGAATGGATTTGCAAACTTATGCATAATCATGCAGAATCGACGAAATGGCCCACGTGATAAGGGTGGCGGTTGCCGGTGCCAGTGGTTACGCGGGCGGCGAGATCCTTCGGCTGCTGCTCGGGCATCCGGCGTACGCCGACGACCGGCTGACGATCGGCGCGCTGACCGCCGCGGCCAGTTCGGGTGACATGCTTGGCGAGCACCATCCGCACCTGACGCCGCTGGCTCAGCGAGTACTCGAACCTACCGAGCCGACCGTGCTGGCTGGCCACGACGTGGTTTTTCTTGGCTTGCCGCATGGACATTCGGCGGCGTTGGCCGAACGACTGGGCCCAGAAACCTTGATCATCGACTGCGGTGCGGACTTCCGGCTCACCGACGCCGACGCCTGGGGTCGGTTCTACGGCTCCCCGCATGCCGGCAGTTGGCCATACGGGTTGCCGGAGCTGCCCGGCGGCCGGGAGCGGCTACAAGGGGCGCGCCGCATCGCGGTTCCCGGCTGCTATCCGACGGCCGCACTACTGGCGTTGCTACCCGCGATGGCTGAGGACCTTATCGAACCCGCCGTGACAGTGGTGGCGGTGAGTGGCACCTCCGGAGCCGGCCGCGCGACCACGACCGAGTTGCTCGGCTCAGAGGTCATCGGGTCGGCGCGGGCCTACAACATTGGCGGCACCCACCGGCACACCCCCGAGATCGCGCAGGGGCTGCGGACGGTGACCGACCGCGCGGTCACTGTGTCCTTCACCCCGGTGCTCATCCCTGCCTCCCGCGGCATCCTGGCCACCTGCACCGCGCGCACCTCCTCGCCGCTCTCGCAGCTGCGCGCAGCGTACGAAAAGGCCTACCACGCAGAGCCGTTCGTCTACCTGATGCCCGAGGGGCAGCTGCCCCGTACCGGCGCGGTGATCGGCAGCAATGCGGCGCATATCGCTGTCGCGGTAGACGAGGTGGCTGAGACGTTCATCGCGATCTCGGCGATCGACAATCTCGTCAAGGGCACCGCTGGCGCCGCTGTGCAGTCGATGAACCTAGCCCTGGGTTGGCCGGAAACAGAGGGGCTTTCAGTGGTTGGGGTGGCGCCGTGACGGAAATAGCCAATGAGACGCGGCTGCTCCGTGCACAGGGCGTCACCGCCCCTGAGGGCTTTCGGGCCGCCGGCATCGCTGCCGGGATCAAGGCATCGGGGGCCCCCGACCTTGCCCTGGTTTTCAACGAGGGCCCCGACTATGCGGCCGCCGGAGTAGTCACCCGCAACAAGGTCAAGGCTGCGCCGGTGTTGTGGACACAGCAGGTGCTGAGCACCGGTCAGCTGCGCGCGGTGATCCTCAATTCCGGTGGCGCTAACGCCTGCACCGGACCCGCGGGCTTCCAGGACGCGCACGCCACCGCGGAGGCCGTGGCCACAGCATTGTCGGATTGGGGAACCGAGACCGGGGCGATCGAGGTTGCCGTCTGCTCCACCGGGCTGATCGGCGACCGGTTGCCGATGGACAAAGTGCTCGCTGGTGTCCGTGCGATCGTGCACGAGATGGCTGGCGGGCTGACCGGAGGTGATGACGCCGCCCACGCCATCATGACCACCGACACCGTGCCCAAACAGGTTGCGCTGCACCATCGCAACGAGTGGACGGTAGGCGGAATGGCCAAAGGTGCGGGCATGCTGGCGCCGTCATTGGCCACCATGCTGTGTGTGCTCACCACCGACGCGGTCGTCGAGCCGGCGGCACTTGATCAGGCGCTGCGCTGCGCCACCGCCCACACATTTGACCGACTCGACATTGATGGCTGCTGTTCCACCAACGACACTGTGCTGCTGTTGGCGTCGGGCGCCAGCGGGATCGCCCCGCCGCAGGCTGATCTCGACGACGCGGTGCTGCGGGTCTGCGATGATCTGTGCGCTCAGCTACAAGCCGACGCCGAGGGCGTCACCAAGCGCGTCACCGTGACGGTGACCGGCGCGGCCACGGATGACGATGCGCTGGCCGCCGCTCGGGTGATCGCCCGCGACAGCCTGGTCAAGACCGCGGTGTTCGGGTCGGACCCCAACTGGGGGCGGGTACTCGCGGCCGTCGGTACGGCACCGGTCATCCTCGACCCTGATCGAATCTGTGTGTCGTTCAACGGTTCTGCGGTGTGCATAGACGGAGTCGGTGCTCCGGGTGCGCGTGAGGTGGACCTCTCAGCAGCGGACATCGATATTACCGTCGACCTCCGCGTCGGCGACGCCTCTGCCACCATCCGCACCACCGACCTGTCGCACGCCTACGTCGAAGAGAATTCGGCCTACAGCTCGTGACCAGCAAAGCCGACGCGCTGCCCACCCAGGTTAAGGCGCAGGTCTTGGCCGAAGCCTTGCCCTGGCTGAAGCAGTTGCACGGCAAGGTCGTCGTGGTTAAATACGGCGGCAACGCCATGACCGACGACACGCTGCGGCATGCGTTCGCCGCCGACATGGCGTTTCTGCGTAACTGCGGTATCCATCCGGTCGTCGTGCACGGTGGCGGGCCACAGATCACCGCCATGCTGCGCCGGCTGGGCATTGAAGGTGACTTTAAGGGTGGCTTCCGGGTCACCACACCGGAAGTGCTCGACGTTGCGCGGATGGTGTTGTTCGGGCAGGTGGGCCGCGAACTGGTCAACCTGATCAACGCGCACGGGCCCTACGCGGTGGGCATCACCGGCGAGGATGCACAACTTTTCACTGCCGTGCGGCGCAGCGTTACTGTCGACGGCGTGGCGACCGACATCGGCCTGGTTGGAGACGTCGATCAGGTCAACACCGCCGCGGTGCTCGATCTGATTTCCGCCCGCCGTATCCCGGTGGTGTCGACGCTGGCGCCAGCTGGCGACGGCGTGGTGCACAACATCAACGCCGACACCGCTGCCGCGGCGCTGGCCGAAGCTCTGGGAGCCGAAAAACTGTTGATGCTCACCGATGTCGAGGGCTTGTACACCCGCTGGCCAGACCGGGATTCGCTGGTCAGCGAAATCGACTCTGCCGCATTGGCGCAACTGCTACCCACATTGGAGGCGGGCATGATTCCCAAGGTTGAAGCGTGTCTGCGGGCCGTCACCGGCGGCGTGCCCAGCGCGCACGTCATCGACGGGCGGGTCAAACACTGTGTGTTGGTGGAGTTGTTCACCGATGAGGGCACCGGCACCAAGGTGGTGCGCGCCGGCGACGATGCAGAGCGACGCGATGAGAAGGAGCGGCGCAGATGACCCGCATGACCCACGCTCAGTC is a genomic window containing:
- a CDS encoding rhomboid-like protein — protein: MIYGIVSRLALVRFTVGYVTILAAVSFVILTLGPHAQELVIARSSTNVHNLSHGHLGTLLDSAFVVDAGPLYFWMPFLTCLLALAELHLRTIRLMVAFLVGHVGATLVVVAVLAAAVEFGWLPVSITRASDVGMSYGALAALGALAAAIPRRWRAAWIGWWIAAAVAAGLMCADFTNAGHAVAVILGVLVAVRFRRPIHWTPMRCLMLAASSGFGFLVLAHHWGSMAAALACGVLGAVLAHWSVRLIAARTPLPADTLTSPQPVVTV
- the pheT gene encoding phenylalanine--tRNA ligase subunit beta codes for the protein MRVPYSWLREVVTAGAPGWDVAAGDLEQTLVRIGHEIEEVITLGPVDGPLTVGRVTDIEELAGFKKPIRACVVDVGDGQPREIVCGATNFTVNDLVVVALPGATLPGGFAITARKTYGRNSAGMICSAAELRLSTDHSGILVLPPGTAVPGADGVDVLGLDDVVFHLAITPDRGYCMSVRGLAREIACAYDLDFVDPASDQVVPPLPVEGQAWPLTVQPETGVRRFALRPVTGIDPAAVSPWWLQRRLLLSGIRATSPAVDVTNYVMLELGHPLHAHDRNRITGGFTVRFARPGETVVTLDDIERRLDPADVLIVDDVATTAIGGVMGAASTEVRSDSTDVLLEAAVWDPAGISRTQRRLHLPSEAARRYERAVDPAISVAALDRCATLLADIAGGTVSKTLTDWRGDPPVGNSVADWAGPPVRIAVDLPDRIAGVAYPQGATARRLTQIGAVIADAVSPEGHTLTVTPPSWRPDLLQPADLVEEVLRLEGLEVIGSVLPPAPAGRGLTAVQKRHRAIGKVLAQSGYVEILPTPFLPADVFDLWGLPADDPRRTTTRVLNPLESDRPQLATTLLPALLEALGRNVSRGLVDVALFAVAQVVEPTERTGGVGSIPVHRRPTDAEIAMLDASLPRQPQHVAAVLAGLRELRGPWGPGRRAEAADAFEAVRIIARASGVDVMFRAVQYLPWHPGRCAEVLVGETPVGHAGQLHPAVIERAGLPKGTCAIELDLTAIPIVEVLPAPRVSPFPAVLQDVSLVVSAQVPAQQVQDAVCEGAGELLEDIQLFDVFTGPQIGEDCKSLTFALRFRAPDRTLTEDDASAARDAAVRRAAERVGAVLRT
- a CDS encoding PE family protein codes for the protein MSFLSVMPEQIESAAQGLVGIRSALAESSAAAAAPTTALVAAAEDEISAAIATLFGDFGREFQVLNAQAAAFHDEFVKLLQAGVDAYLSTEAASVAAGLAVLQNAGAGLVQGGADLVAFGQDVAARLAGALQAAQPALAEAASELATAGQIAFAGVIQLQPVVVDLMQAGSAFASAGTGAVTGLTALQSAAVNLVQGTGFVALAGVSAVSGLGLLGGAVVQLFSPAIGLAIPSALGGLGLLGTAGVEFVLGVNNLLAVAPAVTTGFVALQGAYTSFSQGVNYLMLAGQDAAPGLATLQIAGAHVVQAVGDVKMAADDAVAALGF
- a CDS encoding adenylate/guanylate cyclase domain-containing protein, translating into MPPSAKSTYPGHVEGAPRDGTPAAPREPDEDTVTALAPASVRRSPGAMHGAAQWLHTTNRSPRLVAMVRRARRLLPGDPDFGDPLSTAGEGGPRAAARAADRLLGDRGAASREVSLSVLQLWQALTEAVSRRPANQEVTLVFTDLVGFSEWSLQAGDEATLALLRRVARAVEPPLLDAGGHIVKRMGDGIMAVFRDPTVAVQAVLAATEAMKSVEVDGYTPRIRVGIHTGRPQRLAADWLGVDVNIAARVMERATKGGIMVSGPTLDLIPQSELDELGVIARRVRRPMFASKLTGIPQDMAIYRLKTRRELTASDETAEANSLP
- the pheS gene encoding phenylalanine--tRNA ligase subunit alpha, whose translation is MGDQPVDLSMLSSEALAKAVNAARQAIVLADDLDELARTKTEHLGDRSPLALARQALASVPKDDRADVGKRVNIARGEVQRGYDERLATLRAERDAAVLVAEGIDVTLPSTRQPTGARHPVTVLAEHIADTFIAMGWELADGPEVETEQFNFDALNFPADHPARSEQDTFYIAPDGSRQLLRTHTSPVQVRTLLEREPPVYIISIGRTFRTDELDATHTPVFHQVEGLAVDRGLSMAHLRGTLDAFARAEFGPSARTRIRPHFFPFTEPSAEVDVWFANKKGGADWVEWGGCGMVHPNVLRAAGIDPDIYSGFAFGMGLERTLQFRNGIPDMRDMVEGDVRFSLPFGVGA
- the argB gene encoding acetylglutamate kinase codes for the protein MTSKADALPTQVKAQVLAEALPWLKQLHGKVVVVKYGGNAMTDDTLRHAFAADMAFLRNCGIHPVVVHGGGPQITAMLRRLGIEGDFKGGFRVTTPEVLDVARMVLFGQVGRELVNLINAHGPYAVGITGEDAQLFTAVRRSVTVDGVATDIGLVGDVDQVNTAAVLDLISARRIPVVSTLAPAGDGVVHNINADTAAAALAEALGAEKLLMLTDVEGLYTRWPDRDSLVSEIDSAALAQLLPTLEAGMIPKVEACLRAVTGGVPSAHVIDGRVKHCVLVELFTDEGTGTKVVRAGDDAERRDEKERRR
- the argJ gene encoding bifunctional glutamate N-acetyltransferase/amino-acid acetyltransferase ArgJ, producing MTEIANETRLLRAQGVTAPEGFRAAGIAAGIKASGAPDLALVFNEGPDYAAAGVVTRNKVKAAPVLWTQQVLSTGQLRAVILNSGGANACTGPAGFQDAHATAEAVATALSDWGTETGAIEVAVCSTGLIGDRLPMDKVLAGVRAIVHEMAGGLTGGDDAAHAIMTTDTVPKQVALHHRNEWTVGGMAKGAGMLAPSLATMLCVLTTDAVVEPAALDQALRCATAHTFDRLDIDGCCSTNDTVLLLASGASGIAPPQADLDDAVLRVCDDLCAQLQADAEGVTKRVTVTVTGAATDDDALAAARVIARDSLVKTAVFGSDPNWGRVLAAVGTAPVILDPDRICVSFNGSAVCIDGVGAPGAREVDLSAADIDITVDLRVGDASATIRTTDLSHAYVEENSAYSS